The genomic region TGAATTCAACTctaaaaagggtatctgaatctaaTTTTTGTTTTCTGTTATATgtcatatttttctctctatctgAGGTGTGAAGAGGTGTATGCACTAGATTGTTCGGTCTATGCACTAAATTGTGCTTCCAATGCACTAGACTATTCTTTGTATGCACTAAATTGTACTTTGAATGCCCTAACCTGGTCACTCTATGTGTTATTTTGGGAACCTTGATGCGCTAATCTATTAACTCTATGTGCCAAAATGTTTTGCCTATGCGCTACTAGGTTCAATATATGCATTGTTATGTGGGTTCTATGCGTCGATGTTTTCAATGGATGTGCTAATCTTTTTAGTTAATGCACTATTCTCATTGGTTAAAGCGCTAAAACGCCCTGATTGTTGAATGTTTTGACAATTTGATATCGTTTTAGATTAAAATTGTGTGTGTtttaatggatgattttctgattAATGGTGCAAACACAGAAGCAAGTATTCGAACAGTTGTTTTTCCCTAAAAtataaacattgagtgtatgtttgaGGTCAAAGAAAACCCAAATTTCTATGGGTATAACACATAGAAGACAATTCAAACAATTTTGTCCTAGGGAATTGGATGCAATGCGATAACTTAGCCCACATCCTAGAATCTTTATGACGCAAGTGTAAGCACCCTAAGAGGGGATACCCAGTATTATAGTTGTCGAGAGGCGGCAAGTAGGGGCCTCCATGACTAGAAGGATGATGCAATCACCCTCTCCCCAAAAGGCTACAAGTATCTTATGCAAAGTCAAGtatttttgcatttcctccaaggaccctgatggtgagtgtcttggggggaaaACCTTCTATCCCCTTGCATTGATAATTATCACACCAAAGCTTAAAAAGGTGGCTTCTATTTTAatggtactagtaagggcatccatttggaGATTCGGGATATAAACTCcgttaagaggtctcctagccatGAGAACCAAGGTTTGATACAtctgaaggtatggaggagagctattacAAAGCACTTTCGTTGATCTCAATTTTCATCAAGACCACTtctattttatagtgggttggatgaACTTGTCTCTAGgtgttcccacttaggttgttcccctctcacctgaccttatgggctactcgggagggtAAGCCTTCTAAGGTATTGCACAACTAAAAATGAAAAGATGACGAGTCTGGTTTTTTATCACCCAATGAAggggagagcatactcacctatcatcttAGACATAGAAGACATGGTGTTCCTTTAACTTCCTAAATAAAATAGATTCCTAATTTAACAAATCAAAACAACTCCAACCCCTACGGATACTGTAAGTAGTTTTATATTTGTCTTTGACATCATATTTAGTACCTACAAAATAAAAAGATGTTGATTAGTCTCGAAATTTTAAAATTATACAAATAAACATAGATGCACTAAAACAGAGAGTATATGCGCTAAAATAAGACTCCTATGCGCTAACCTACTACTTAAATGTGCTAAAAAAATTAAAACAGAAACAGTTCTATTAGATCCCGTGGATGTGCAAAAATGTAAGGCTTATGTGCTAATCTGGATCATGTATGTGCTAAAATAGAGATCTGATGCGTTAGTATTTGCAATGTATGTGCTAAATTGTTTCTCTGAGCTAACTTGCCAAGGAAAACCTACAAGAAAATATTTAAAATGGGCAGTGGGTGTCAAAAAAATGTGTATAAAAATATGTGAATCAAACCATAAAAGCATAAACACACATCCAATGAAATATTATATCAAGGAAACAAATAATAAGAAAAATTAATAAACCACTCCTTGATGgcatctcattgtcctctatcttcaAGGACCTTTTGGATCTATGGATTGGACCTCAACAACTACATGATCTACAAGATGACAACTTGAAGAACGAGTGTGATCTACTACTGTTCTAGAttctaaatgcaaaatgccaaatggaTAATCATGATACTAGATTAATGTGACAACTATGCTAAGATGATTGATGCAAAGACTAAGATGTTGGTATGCTTAAgtgtaaatgaaaaattgcagagtGTAAGCCTATAATGCAAGATTAAGTGGGGGTTTATGACTGAAAAATGAAGATATTTATAATTTTTCCATgacatgagcttaggtggcagaaaTCAACGGTGCATATTCGATTTGTAGCAATGAATGGTGGGAGATGAGGAGGTTAGAAGAGAATCAAGGAgatatgacacttgtcattcttaGGAGGACAAGTGGCATAGAGGAAGAGGACATGTGGCAAGAAGGCCAAGTATCCTCATGAGAGGAGAGATACCATAGGATGTTAGGATATAATTGGTTAGAGGGGATGAGTTTAGTTCAACCCATACTTAGATTAGAGGTTGAGTTAAAGTGAAGTTACAAGGTGGTTAGGATTAGGAAGCATGTGacttaatttgaattaaaaatttaaattaaatgagAGGAAAACATGTCagttaatttgaattaaaaattcaaattaaatgagaagaataattaaatagagaaaattaattaaattcatcGATTTAATGAAGAAAATGATTTACGGTAGGTAGAAATTTTAGGAAAGtgaaccatataaataaattattcaatttatttataggTAGAGGAattaagaatttattaattaaataagttatatttaattaattctccaaaCTAAATTTTAGTGTATACAATTAAATATCTGggcaactgagaggtggggtgaatcagttgacaacttaaATATCTTCTTCAATACTTTCACAAATCTAGAATAACCAACATAACTAATTAAAACTGATATAACAGGAAAGAACATACACAAAACAAATCACACACAATGAACAccatatatgacatggaaaacccaagaagggaaaagccatggagaatgttagttctcaatatataacactggTTAACgtgacaccaattaaggtgatttttacaaaaggtggctcaTTGCCAAAATGCTCACTGCCTAGAAAAGGCTCACTAtcaaatgaagaagaaagaaaaagagaatccaATATTGCTACACAATCTGCAATATTGGAACTACTTTCGGTCCCTCTTAgcaacaacacacttcacatattAGCAACAATCAAATTTTTCCTTTTCAGTCTTGCACATCTTCCATATCATGATCATTCAATTCGTCCTCTTATTTATGTTGTCTCCaacaaacataatcttctaagttggccaagacaaagatttgaaataggtcaacactaaacatttcagtggtgggaaggaatgagaagtggaccataccacaacacacatcatcagTTAGATCAACACGTTACATTCATCACAAATTCCGGACCCAAAACATGACTCACACGCTACACAAATATCATTATTCATCCTCAAGTTTTGGATTTAATCCGACCCCAAAATAGCAATACCTAGCttagcaaaaataagaatggaactaAGATACTCATCGATATAATTTATCAATACCATATCTAGATCCAAATTACCATCAACATGAACAAATATAATATCAACTGAACACACCTTCTAGAGCACCAAAGATTTTAGGAacacaacttccaaatcatgaacaccAATagtatatgttgtcatcaatgaaaaccatcaacatcacatttgcaatagTATTAACATAGGTAACTAAAAGTAGTTGTCATGAGATAAGATAATCTCATGCTACAACTAGTCAATCTTATAAAAGGACACCTAGGACCTAAATAAACTTAAGTCATATGAATAAGTCCCTCACTAGGAACTACTGAAAACAATATGTACAAGACCTTTATTGGGTCCAAAACCTTATTCACGCCAACATACCCCCTTAACAACAACTTTGAGAATAGATTATTATGTAATTAATGTAAGATAAAGAGGAGTTCTAGATACTAGACCATGTCAGGTCCCCATGTACAAaccaaatgcaatctctcacaataggagaaagggagaaaatccaTTGGGATAACATTCCTCTATGAATGAGAGAAAACATATAATCAAGAATGGCATGGAGAACTCAATGATACCCACCAAAAACTACATCCATCATAAATATATCCATCACAATTCTAATCAATCTTCCTCCATATGAAGGATGACAAGAGAAACCATATAGCCTCCCATAATGAGATATCATGTTGCAAAGAAGCACTAAAAGTACTCTATAGAGTAAACTCAAGAACCCTCAATCTAAGAAAACAAAGGACAAGATACATTTATATAAATAAGAAAATAGAATAACCCTTGTTGTGAAGGAATAATTGGAAAACTCTCAAATTAGCATGACCCTAGAATTTGATGAAGCAATAGTTGATTGAAAAAGGATTTGGAATTAAAATAAAGtgcaatgatcaaaatgacatcttctAATGTGAAAGTATGTCCAAGTAACAATTTAGGGTATGTCCAAGTAATACTTTAGGGCATGTCCAAGAAATTCTTTAGGGCACCCACGAGGCAAGAACTAATATACGATGTACCTAGGGATGAaatggaaaaagtgcatggatgatTGGATAGAGCTCCTCGAtacctttccaaaaatataagaatcaCATGAATCAAAGGTCATGGAAAAAAGTTATTAGATCAAGAGCTGAAAAATATCTAACTTCAATAGTGAAAAAATAGAACCAAATAGCAAAACCTATAGAAAACACCTACTCCATTGGAAAGTACACTGAACCAAGTTTTTGATGACATCTcattctaaaaaaaattaaatccaTATGTAAAAGTTATGGCCATTTTCTTCAATAGAGGTATAGtttcaaaaaaagtaaaaaaaatagcaCCTACGGGGCTAGCCTTTAGGcatccatatgaccacatcaatagtGGGAACAAAGAAGTACCCCACCACCAACAACTTGGTGATAGAATTGTGGTGAGACAACACTCTAGAGTGGTGGGCCAAAGGCTACACCACCTAGGGCTATAACCCCATGGACTACCACATGACCCCAGTGCATACAAATATAGTGCTCAATACAAAACATACACAAGAAACCATCCATGTGAATTAACCAAAAATAATtaacattaaaataaatattttaaaaaaacttttttttgtACCTTCAAAAAGACCATTGCAAGACACTATATCACCTATTTGAATACACATGATGATGAGGTGcacaaggaaaacaaaagaaacaaaataacgtagcaaatctaaaagatgatgccAAGAATCAAATATGCAAGGAATATGCCAAAATCAATGGAGGGAAGGAGTTTTCCCCTATTCCAATTGCCTATCTATACAATATATAGATCACACAACCATGTATGAATTTGTATGATCACCATTAATGTCAAAATACATTTAATGCCCCTTAGGTAACATTTACCAATTTAGATGTTTTGGTAGCATATCCTTAGGTTCTTGGACCTTCTGGATGCAATGTAAATGTCATAATTTCTCAAAGTGCCCCAAAATTTTAGCTACCCCTAGATCAAGCAACTGAAACTTTACTTGAAACCCTTGTAGATTATATaatttacataatgaaaatttgATAAAATGAAAGGTAGACATGACTTTCTCCAATTCCTTGGATTCAACCATGAGGTCAATAAAAGCCCAATATGCATCCAACTAAATCTTCAAGCCATATGATAAATCTCAGATTTTGGAAGATGTTTGCAACACTAAAGCTATGATACCATGTAGGAGTGGATTGGTGACTCCTAAACACCCCTAGAATCCCTACAAGACGAAAATCATTCCACGAGAGAGAATGAAAATAATATCTTTCTTGATTTTGAATGCAAGAATGGACATGAAAAAGTACATGGGATGCCTTGATTATAAAAGAAAAGTGAGAGGTAGGATTAGACAATATGATGATATGTGTTATAATCCTATGCAATGAGACAACTAAAGTTTTGACCTAGTTAACTAAAAATGGTTGTCATGAGATAAGATAAGATCATGTGACAACTAGTCAATAATCTAGAAGAacacctaggacctaagtaaacttaagtcatgtgaataATTCCCTCACTAATCCAATCTAATCCAGTCTAATTTAGAACATTCAAGGAATGAGATATCTAAATATAGAGCAATAGACTTCAAGCATTCTACACAAGTCTAGACTCATGCTTCTCACTTGTGATTAACATGTTATTTCACTAACAGGTTATAGGACTTCCAAAAGAGAAGTGCATCACCACCCTTATGGGGATCTCCTTGaaagggtttcatacttaagatagTATTGTCATTTTAACATTTATCACTTACTTAGCCTCTATCTCTACGGAGATAaactctcttttcatcatcatccttgttgtgaaggtgggaacaccaacatggattttgacttaggcaagcccctataggATGCAATCATTTTTTATATGTGCAAGTTTATATATGGCTGCAAGACACATACAAGCAAATAGAGAAAATGATAAGGAACAATTTCAAACTTTAAACAACAAAAAGCCCTCAGATACGAGAGTTGGGCACTAGTGACCGAATACAAAATTTGGAGGACAACAATCTAGTAGGCTCCTAAATATATTTTCAATACTGACTCGTGacaaaaaaatcttcaagacaTGGGCGCCTAGAACTTGTGTTCAAAATAATCAATAATAGATTTCAACAGTAGGTTCTTCTCTATATCTCATTTTAAGATTCGTTACTTGTGTGCATTTTTGTTTTGTACATTATGTATTCTATCAATCTTGTTCAATTTAGCCTTCCTTAACCTAGTTTATCACACACACAATTCATTTCAATCATATGAAATCAACAAAATTGTGAGTCTAGGACAATGTGGCTCATCCTTATGGATAACAAACCAAGCCCACTCACACCTCTAATGTTTTATGGAGAATGAATTGATCCTAGGTTGATGCGCATGTTAGTCTAGGGTCACTTTCCCCATATTACATGAAGATAAAAGAAAAGGAGCATTAAGAAAGACTAATTATGCATAGTCCAAGCAAATTCCAAGGAATTAGTATgctctttgtatatttatttatttgcttgAAGCTATAcatcacaattttataagctatctAATGAAAAACTTCTTGAGGGTTATTGATATTAACTTTCAATTAAAAACATTTTATGTCTAGTTTTGAATAGATATCTTCTTTTGTTGCTACTAATGATATTGATAGAAAACTATTTGAATGAGCATTGAACCACCACATGTTTCTAGGATCTATCTTTTTGAACTTCATGTAagatctctttgatttgatgaaCTCTTCGCCAATAGTGCAACCCTAAGAAGTTGTTAGGTATGGTAATATTATTTTATGCATGAACTATTGGACATCCTTGTTGTAATTAACGATTCAAAACTATACTACTCTAATAAAAAATGATGCCCACATATTTGATCTTGTTAATAGTTAGCCAATGTCGCAACAGTAAGATGTGGCGGTTTTGCTCCCTTTATTATATTTGCATGGTGTTTGCCAAGTGTCCTGCATATTACATATCCCTTTTACCCTCCTTTCAACTATAGATGGACCTACCAAATGTTAACTCATTTGCTTGACCAATGACATGACACTAAAAATATTGTCAAATTGATAGAGTTAAGGATGTGCAAAATAATACCACATGTCAATCATGATGCTAGGAGAAGCATACCGATAGCCTTTATAGCTAACTTCACACACCCACAAATCCTAAATGGTACAttggattttgacaatttttttgggtTGTCTCTATATGCAACTTAAATACTTATAGCTAGTATTCTGGCTGCTGGGGAGTAATGATGCACACTATGGGATCTGTAATATGTGCAAGGGCCAAAAAGTACACATTTGAAAGTGTTGCATAATACccacttaaagatgccccaataactgtGCACTTAAAATTTCCAGTACTTATGTACAAGTGACACGTAGTCATGCACAAATTCCGTAGTAGTCATGGACAAATGCCCTAGTAGTCATGCACAAATGGGCCAActatggtccaaaaatgctaaaaagtgGGCAACTATTAGtagatgtgaaatttattaatgggcttttcgttatcattttttttggtttctttgaaGTTATTAATTGTGAGGTTGGGTGCACAAGGAGTGAATGGTTATTGGAACTATAACGACTACTAGCGCTCTTCCCTAATACAAGTTTATCTTTTCACACTCAACAAAAGGAATGGGGCTCACCTTAAATGTCATGTAACATttttacaaaccattgacacaacatagaaaatatgtcaaacaaatgaatatttcatattgcAATATTATGCCACATGTCTCTATACTGACACATCAAACATTTCCAAAGAAAGTATTCTGACTCAATTAATAAAAccgtcaaaattttgaggaatgcACACAACAAAGGGTTTTTAAATCCCTACCTTCAAACATACTCATGGAGAGATTCTCACAGGTAAAGCCACAAATTCCAGCAACCGGCAACATAGCAACCCCCAAAAAGCAAACCAAAACTTTGCACAAATCTTCTTGCCGAGAAATTTCCTTGAATCACACTCCTGGTTGTGAATTTGCAGAAGAAGCCTCCAACTTCCAGTCTCGACAACACACAACAATCAAAAAGCCCCCAAAATTCTTTcccaaaattaaaaaaagaaacaaCAAAGAGCCAACCCCTCATTTTGCAAGTTTTCTAGAATATGAAGGGTTTTCCCCAAAATCCATCTCAAAATAGAATTTTCCCAAGAAATCACGCATGCGCAAAAGATCCAAAAAGCATCCATTTTAGAAAGCTctcataaaatttaattaaaaattctcataaattaaaaatcaatcatttGATTTTTTACATTAAAATATGAGTCAATAAATTAAGtttttttaattactttatttaaaaCAAAGTATTTTTATTAATTAACATATTTAcaactataatattaatttattaatcaaaagatAAAGTGTTAATTTAACTCCTTAAATATCTTTATACATTCCAACATATACATTTCAAAAgtagaataattaattaaattaactcaaaTATAATCAAcacttaaaaataaattaataattaattctaCCAACACATTAAAACAGTTAACTCCACCTAACACATAACAAACACATACCACATATCAGAGGCATCGGATAATGGTCTAAGTGGCGGTCCGATTAGGCTAACAATAGACAACAAACATTGCTCTAAAACCGAGCAAGGCTAAGGGTAACAAAGACAGGCTTTATGTTCAACATAACCAACATTAAATGTCACCTAAAACAATGAATAACTAGCATAAACCTGACATTACCATAGAAAACCAATAATATAATATTCACAAGCAAATAGTATAACTTTTGTTGTTGCAACGTAGGTTAGAACTTCAAAATCCCTTATAAAAATAGGCATTCTTCATCATATGAAAACATTATCGAATCATATTCATTATAAGCATCAAGTCCTAAGCCAACCACATATCATCAATTATCCATATTCCTAACTATATTGATTAGTATTAAATATCGAATATATCTATTGATAACATTATAGCAAAGGTATAATATCACAATACCCAATACCTCCTTATTTGTAACCGGTCTAGAGGGACATTACTAGAGGGACATTACAGATTGATTCATAATGCTTAATAAGAGAGACAAGAAaagatttaaatataaattttaagtTTAAAAGTTTGAAGTTTAGATCCATGCATGCAAAGATAATCTAAATTAATTCTAAATTCATAAATCTAATCCAAAATGTCAAATGCGAGATCTAGGATCACAATTAATTATTGTGAATAAATAATAATAGTGATAGAGCATAATATGTCATGACTTTAATCTCCAAGAAGAATATACTACTTATCAATTTATTATTACATAAAAGACATCTTAACCAAAATaaaccaaaacattaaaaaatcacatAAATACACTATTGACCATTTCAACCAAAATGTATTTTAGcaaaattgtttatttaattacatctcttaaaataaagaaaagaagatTTAAAAAGATTTACAAATTCCAAAGCACACAAATTTTAAAGGTAAGACTTGTTCTACAATCTACCACAAATGAATTCAACGCCGTAGTTTGTGCTAACGGTTAGTTGGCAAGCAtgaaataattaaatcaattaaattaacaGCATAAGAAAAGATGACGACATTATAAAAATTGAGATTGGATGCCCGCGCCCCATGTATTAGCATGTGCTTAGGCTATGACACTCGAGAGGCCCGTTTGAATTATGACATGCAAGAGAGACAACAAATTAATTACGTTTTTAGGAAAACAATCAAATAAACCCGACTTAAatacacacaaaacaaaaaagacAAAAGAGCCCTTCCGATCACAGCTATTGAAGTTAGCAATGGACCGTTGAACTAAAATGCCGGTGGGTCCCATACAACACTACCTAAATACTTCTCTTTAACCATTTTCACAATGCACACCAATTAACAAATAATAAGCTGTCGTATTACTACTACACTACTTAACCTATAATGAATTTATTGACCGTTGTTGACTAGGAAAAATGAATTGTTTTTAAATATAAATCTGTACTCATAATCATTAATCCTCTCCTCCTGCTCACTCCCTGAGTTCGTCCCCGCGCCTCCTGTGTCATTAAGCTCCTTAAAATCAACGTCCCACAATTGCTCCCAACACATGGGAAGCTCTTATCACCAACGATGTGCTGGGAACGTTATTTATCCGCTGCCTTAAAAGTCGTGCAGCTTCTTATCCACACCCATGGCGGACGGCTCAGATAGAGGCGCTTCGCGCGTGTGATGTGCTCTTAACGGGCTTTAGGGTTTGGCAGCCTTTGAGAAAATTTAACTCGTGTTCGAATCTCAATAAACTCTACTTCTGTTGCTTGCAGGCCTGGGTTCGAGTCCCACCAGCTCCAGTTTCGAGTACCTTGACAATCGGTAAAGCTGCATTCTTTCTTACACGTTACCGTCCATCCCGTATCGAATTCGCCATTAAAAtcttaataaaattttaaaaagagAGAGAAACCATCTAAATTTTTCCTTCGAAAACTATTTGGCGTTTGCTAACAATCGTTTTGGAACTGTCGGCCGGGAAAATTGGTTTGTTTGCCGTTTTTCAGTTTTGGTTGCGGATATTGGAACGAAACGGCTGTTTGCCCCGCTATTTCGGGTTCGCGTTGGAGAAATCGAAACAAACCCTTGGAGAGCAACGGCTGGATTCAGAGTGTGTTTTTGCAGTCGGCTATAAGAATTGTTGGAGCTGAGACACAATAAATCTGGAAGCTGGATGGAATGTAGATAGCGCGCAAGAGTTTTCCGTATTTACTGCTTCGATTCCGTTTGTGTAAGCAAATAATCTGATCCACGAGCATTTATTTACCGTTTCTTGTAATTATTTAAAAAGCCTGATAAGTTCTTGTCGCTATGTAATAATAAATTGCATTGCAGATTTTGCCTACGACTTCCTTTGTTCCTTCCAAAGAAAGCCTCCAGGCTCCAGTATTTATTTATCCTGCTcggtttcaaaattttcaaggcttcATTAAATTTACGGATTCGCTGTTCTCCAAGCTTGTTAAGGCTACTGTAAATAGCGGCGGAATCTTTTCATCAATCGGCGATTTCAAACGATCGTGTCAATCAGGGTTTGCAACTTTTttatatttggaaaaaaaaattactaCAGAATTTCCAGTTCTTGTAAAGAAAATGTCGTTCGAGGAGGATAGCGAGGCCTGGACATGGCAGGATTTGGCCGGCGACTCCTCTCTCGGTATgtcttttttaagaaaaaaaaatttcgTTCTATTTGTCTTGTTTGCGGGTAGTTGGTGATTATGTGATGCCTGATGTGATGTACTATTAAAATAGCGCTTTCGGacttgttgaatgattttgatCTGACGCAAGGTGAAGAAATCTCGGCTGACAGTCAAGGTGAGCTTTACTATCTATATGCtcatttcaaagaaaatttgttgcTTTTTCTCGGCTCAGATAATTTTTTCACCGTAACCTTTCCAGGCAGCAGAGAGCCTGAATCTTCCAGCTTTGCGGGAGTTAGTCCGCCATTGAAGAGGCGTCGAATGCTTCAATTTTCTGAGGCTGTAAGGTTCGAAGATAAACAAAACGGCGGATTTGAGGTATTTTAGCTTGAATATGTCGCCGTTAAAAGTTTAAACCACACAAAATATGTTATTTGAGATATGTTCGATACTATTTTTACAGGATCACAGCGGAGATCTTCAAATGTCGGATCCAGTCGGCTCAGATTCGTTCTTGTTTTGCAGAAACGGTAAAGCTTAACCCGCTTGAAATATCTGCAATTTTAGActctctttttcattttcttttttttcagaAACGGATTTACTTACGGCTTTGCCTGAATTTTCCGTACAGAAGATCTTTCTGGCGAAAGCTTGGAAAATTCCTCTGAGACCTGGATGGCAGGATGCATCAACGAAGGGGAAATGCCTGACATTTCAGACGATCCGTAAGCAGATTTGTCTTCTGTGCAATATTTTAGATAGAATTCCTGTAAATGCAGTCATTGCTAATATTTGGTTTATTCAACAGCAATGCTTCAGGAGGATTTGATGACCAGATCGATATATCAGGTAATGATTCACATAATTACTTTT from Cryptomeria japonica chromosome 3, Sugi_1.0, whole genome shotgun sequence harbors:
- the LOC131046744 gene encoding protein XRI1 isoform X2 — its product is MSFEEDSEAWTWQDLAGDSSLALSDLLNDFDLTQGEEISADSQGSREPESSSFAGVSPPLKRRRMLQFSEAVRFEDKQNGGFEDHSGDLQMSDPVGSDSFLFCRNEDLSGESLENSSETWMAGCINEGEMPDISDDPNASGGFDDQIDISDTPQAQIGNPPSDLPAGKQKTRGKVTYPFALIKPCGVQGDVTLNDINHKISSTSTLLQVQDCTRAKPVHKSAISGKTVVACTKVHTEGNGSIIIMRTRG
- the LOC131046744 gene encoding protein XRI1 isoform X3, which gives rise to MSFEEDSEAWTWQDLAGDSSLGEEISADSQGSREPESSSFAGVSPPLKRRRMLQFSEAVRFEDKQNGGFEDHSGDLQMSDPVGSDSFLFCRNEDLSGESLENSSETWMAGCINEGEMPDISDDPNASGGFDDQIDISEFCNLLQPGVDADTPQAQIGNPPSDLPAGKQKTRGKVTYPFALIKPCGVQGDVTLNDINHKISSTSTLLQVQDCTRAKPVHKSAISGKTVVACTKVHTEGNGSIIIMRTRG
- the LOC131046744 gene encoding protein XRI1 isoform X1, with the protein product MSFEEDSEAWTWQDLAGDSSLALSDLLNDFDLTQGEEISADSQGSREPESSSFAGVSPPLKRRRMLQFSEAVRFEDKQNGGFEDHSGDLQMSDPVGSDSFLFCRNEDLSGESLENSSETWMAGCINEGEMPDISDDPNASGGFDDQIDISEFCNLLQPGVDADTPQAQIGNPPSDLPAGKQKTRGKVTYPFALIKPCGVQGDVTLNDINHKISSTSTLLQVQDCTRAKPVHKSAISGKTVVACTKVHTEGNGSIIIMRTRG